From Xyrauchen texanus isolate HMW12.3.18 chromosome 36, RBS_HiC_50CHRs, whole genome shotgun sequence, one genomic window encodes:
- the masp1 gene encoding mannan-binding lectin serine protease 1 isoform X1, giving the protein MELTRVIVILAHFVWPLLTRVIHLTDMYGTIQSPNFPESYPKETEIQWNITVPDGYQIRLYFMHFDIEPSYLCEYDYLKVYSDTEELAVFCGRENTDTEHVPADDVIMSSGSALSVAFHSDFSNEERYFGFEAHFSAVDVDECRDRNDEDLVCDHFCHNYIGGFYCSCRYGFLLHSDNRTCKVECNESVYSERSGEFTSADFPKPYPKSSDCMYRIELEDGFQVTLEFDDTFDIEDHPDVTCPYDFVKILAGDKEFGPFCGDQSPGKIKTGSNMVNILFHSDNSGEHLGWKLTYTSTGTECSPPSAPLNGQLEPLQSNYIFKDHVTVTCDPGYSLRKDDKEFEHYQIECQNNGKWSSHIPPCKIVDCGPVDLVLGEMVFESSRNSTVFGSKMQYSCKDTPKINNTYTCHQSGQWVSEDGTPLPTCLPVGDYENNLRTNPDPQLPTPLTSTPLACGGQSQLFPAQQKRIVGGKTASPGLFPWQVLLSVEDASRVPEDRWFGSGALLSPSWVLTAAHVLRSHRRNLFVVPVTPEHIRVHLGLTDVRDKHTATKHSVEKVILHPQFDPQNYDNDIALVKLSQAVVFSELVRPVCLPRPGKEGHDLKPYTLGVVAGWGINTANTSSSISGLASDSGAVSDLLQYVKLPIVPQDECIASYASRSINYNITSNMFCAGFYEGGQDTCLGDSGGAFVIQDGYSGRWVAQGLVSWGGPEECGSQRVYGVYTCVANYVRWLHTHMDIDHWW; this is encoded by the exons AATATAACAGTACCGGACGGATATCAAATCCGACTCTATTTTATGCATTTCGACATCGAGCCGTCATACTTATGTGAGTACGACTACTTGAAG GTATACTCAGACACCGAGGAGTTGGCTGTGTTTTGTGGAAGAGAGAATACAGACACAGAGCATGTCCcagctgatgatgtcatcatgtcCTCAGGGAGCGCGCTCAGTGTGGCATTCCATTCAGACTTCTCCAATGAGGAACGCTACTTTGGCTTTGAGGCCCACTTTAGCGCAGTTG ATGTAGATGAATGCAGGGACAGAAATGATGAAGATCTTGTGTGTGATCATTTTTGTCATAACTACATTGGTGGCTTCTACTGTTCCTGTCGTTATGGGTTCCTGCTTCATTCTGACAACAGAACCTGCAAAG TGGAATGTAATGAAAGTGTGTATTCAGAGCGGTCTGGAGAGTTCACCAGTGCAGATTTCCCTAAACCTTACCCCAAAAGCTCAGACTGCATGTACCGAATTGAGCTTGAAGATGGATTTCAAGTCACTCTGGAGTTTGATGACACCTTTGACATCGAAGACCATCCTGATGTCACCTGCCCTTATGACTTTGTTAAA ATTCTGGCCGGAGACAAAGAGTTTGGACCATTTTGTGGCGATCAGTCACCAGGGAAGATTAAAACAGGAAGTAACATGGTTAACATCCTGTTTCACAGTGACAATTCTGGAGAGCATCTAGGCTGGAAACTCACCTACACCTCCACAG GTACTGAATGTTCTCCTCCCTCGGCACCCCTTAATGGACAGTTAGAGCCTCTGCAATCTAACTACATCTTCAAAGATCACGTTACAGTGACCTGTGACCCTGGATATTCATTGAGAAAG GATGATAAAGAATTTGAGCATTATCAGATTGAGTGTCAGAACAATGGAAAATGGAGCAGCCATATCCCACCTTGTAAAA TAGTCGACTGTGGTCCAGTGGATTTGGTTCTGGGTGAGATGGTTTTTGAGAGTTCTAGGAATAGTACAGTGTTTGGATCCAAAATGCAGTATAGCTGTAAAGACACTCCCAAAATCAACA ACACATATACCTGTCATCAGAGTGGGCAATGGGTAAGTGAGGATGGGACACCCCTACCCACCTGTCTACCAG TAGGagattatgaaaataatttgagAACAAATCCTGACCCCCAGCTTCCTACTCCCCTAACTAGCACTCCTCTTG CATGTGGTGGACAGTCCCAGCTCTTCCCAGCTCAACAGAAGCGTATCGTTGGCGGGAAGACAGCATCTCCTGGTCTGTTCCCTTGGCAGGTTCTTCTCTCCGTAGAGGATGCATCTCGTGTACCTGAGGACCGCTGGTTTGGCAGCGGAGCTCTTCTCTCTCCATCCTGGGTTCTCACAGCTGCTCATGTGCTCCGCTCTCATCGCCGTAATCTTTTTGTTGTCCCTGTCACTCCTGAACACATCCGAGTCCACTTGGGCCTCACGGACGTAAGGGATAAGCACACAGCCACCAAACATTCTGTAGAGAAAGTCATCCTCCATCCACAGTTTGACCCTCAGAACTATGACAATGACATTGCACTGGTTAAACTCAGCCAGGCGGTGGTGTTCTCTGAGTTAGTGCGACCTGTCTGTCTACCAAGGCCTGGCAAAGAAGGTCATGACCTAAAGCCTTACACCCTGGGTGTGGTGGCAGGATGGGGCATCAACACAGCAAACACTTCTTCATCCATAAGCGGTTTGGCGTCTGATTCTGGTGCTGTCTCCGATCTCCTCCAGTATGTTAAGTTGCCGATTGTGCCACAAGATGAATGTATAGCTAGCTATGCTTCACGTTCCATCAATTACAATATCACCAGCAATATGTTCTGTGCTGGCTTTTACGAGGGTGGACAGGACACCTGTTTGGGCGACAGTGGGGGAGCCTTTGTCATTCAGGATGGCTACAGTGGCAGATGGGTAGCACAAGGACTGGTGTCCTGGGGTGGGCCAGAGGAATGTGGCAGTCAGAGAGTGTATGGGGTGTACACCTGTGTGGCGAATTATGTGCGCTGGCTACACACACATATGGACATAGACCACTGGTGGTGA